In Podospora pseudoanserina strain CBS 124.78 chromosome 5, whole genome shotgun sequence, a single window of DNA contains:
- a CDS encoding hypothetical protein (COG:E; EggNog:ENOG503NZB6) — MSTPVPPGHPDFDPAENKRRMEAGELYYAFHPDISSARRKCIAACNDFNAVGSRADFTRRQMVELWKKIICDDTPNPPVLADPKQDEAQFTLAYPYIDGPIKVDMGFNLKFGEQVYINYNSTWLDTCTITVGSRTLIGPNCSFYTATHPLDPFQRNGLKGPEAGKPIVIGEDCWFGGSVTVLGGVTIGRGVTVGAGSVVTKDVPDFVVVVGNPARIVRRLDEAKERWERGERIGESA; from the exons ATGtccacccccgtccccccagGCCACCCCGACTTCGACCCCGCCGAAAACAAACGGCGCATGGAAGCCGGCGAGCTCTACTACGCCTTCCACCCCGACATCTCCAGCGCCCGCAGAAAATGCATCGCCGCCTGCAACGACTTCAACGCCGTAGGCTCCCGCGCTGACTTCACCCGGCGGCAAATGGTTGAGCTGTGGAAAAA AATCATCTGTGAcgacacccccaacccccccgtcCTCGCAGACCCCAAACAGGACGAAGCCCAATTCACCCTCGCCTACCCCTACATTGACGGCCCCATCAAGGTCGACATGGGGTTCAACCTCAAGTTTGGCGAGCAAGTTTACATCAACTACAACTCCACTTGGCTGGATACTTGTACTATCACCGTTGGGTCGAGGACGCTGATTGGACCGAATTGCTCGTTTTATACCGCCACTCACCCGCTTGATCCGTTTCAGAGGAATGGGCTCAAGGGGCCGGAGGCGGGGAAGCCGATTGTGATTGGGGAGGATTgctggtttggggggagtgTGACTGTTTTAGGGGGTGTGACtattgggaggggggttacTGTTGGGGCGGGGAGTGTGGTGACCAAGGATGTGCCTgattttgttgttgtggttggtaaCCCGGCGAGGAttgtgaggaggttggatgaGGCGAAGGaaaggtgggagaggggcgAAAGGATTGGGGAGAGTGCGtaa
- a CDS encoding hypothetical protein (COG:O; EggNog:ENOG503NVK4), whose translation MSPIPSLPQEAITTLLNFTLQDRITGSLIGSALGDTIGLYTEFLSSTQAATFYPSRTFTLHPGPTPFHLDRHRAPFTPGHWTDDTDHSLLLLLSFLHQSTPSSHVFPTQSDFASRLRIWASQGFKPLGTMPLGLGRLLGTVLASKGFAEEPEGIARGYWRGTNRFAAPNGSLMRTHVLGLMTVWEEETKCFELGAEISRATHVDPRGEDIDGVIERGRRWYESVTGRREEDPGVDWEELWRVCDGKDGLEGLRLDDGASIGFVYKTLGAGVVLLRMAMDRNRGVLDRSRLFEELITELVMKGGDADTNACFAGALLGAYLGFAALPDHWRNGMVHGKWLVGKAESLCQVLNVKDGQYNGQEDADTAPLGGKPEISQQDMEAKWMVFQQEVVRKMEEAKKTDETKTTEPKSKSAWSVPWKKPKKP comes from the exons ATGtcacccatcccctccctcccccaagaagccatcaccaccctcctcaacttcaCCCTCCAAGACCGCATCACCGGCTCCCTCATCGGTTCAGCCCTGGGCGATACAATAGGCCTCTACACCGAGTTCCTCTCCTCGACCCAAGCAGCAACATTCTACCCCTCCCgcaccttcaccctccaccccggccccacccccttccacctcgaccgCCACCGCGCCCCTTTCACCCCAGGCCACTGGACAGACGACACCgaccactccctcctcctcctcctctcttttttACATCAGTCCACACCATCAAGCCACGTCTTCCCCACGCAGAGTGATTTCGCCTCCCGCTTGAGAATATGGGCTTCTCAGGGGTTCAAGCCGTTGGGGACGATGCCGCTcggattggggaggttgcTTGGGACTGTGTTGGCGAGTAAGGGGTTTGCGGAAGAGCCGGAAGGAATCGCGAGGGGGTACTGGAGGGGGACCAACAGATTTGCTGCGCCGAATGGGAGTTTGATGAGGACGCAtgtgttggggttgatgacggtttgggaggaggaaaccAAGTGTTTTGAGTTGGGGGCGGAGATTTCGAGGGCGACGCATGTTGACCCTAG GGGAGAGGATATTGACGGGGTGattgagagggggaggaggtggtatGAGAGTGTAACAGGGAGGCGGGAAGAGGATCCGGGGGTGGATTGGGAGGAGTTGTGGAGGGTTTGTGATGGAAAAGATGGGCTGGaagggttgaggttggatgatggggcTTCGATTGGGTTTGTCTATAAGACgttgggggcgggggtggtgttgcttAGGATGGCCATGGACAGAAACCGTGGGGTGCTCGACCGATCAAGGCTTTTTGAGGAGCTGATCACGGAGCTGGTTATGAAGGGTGGAGATGCCGACACAAATGCCTGCTTTGCCGGAGCGTTGCTTGGAGCCTATCTGGGCTTTGCTGCATTGCCAGATCACTGGAGAAACGGCATGGTACATGGAAAATGGCTGGTTGGCAAGGCGGAATCCCTGTGTCAGGTTCTTAACGTGAAGGATGGTCAGTACAACGGTCAGGAAGATGCTGATACTGCACCTCTCGGGGGAAAGCCGGAGATCAGCCAGCAGGATATGGAAGCGAAGTGGATGGTGTTCCAGCAGGAAGTAGTGAGGAAAATGGAGGAAGCAAAGAAGACTGACGAGACCAAAACTACGGAGCCCAAGTCAAAGTCGGCTTGGTCTGTCCCCTggaagaaaccaaaaaagcCGTGA
- a CDS encoding hypothetical protein (EggNog:ENOG502SIE8; COG:S), producing MTTDARRPNAVIKNRMPKYLPPEQAYTPTHSQQILRSSSDRWTMYELFSCFRGFGASDPRDKVYAILGLAQIEHVLDPLSTAHYDTTFSVFDVIWDLLDVELTCKKSLRFLRDCCGIEKPEGFPSWMPLWDHRGSPPPTIGQNPREPLDYFEEEPHAVFRAGGETHAVTRMIKDTKQLAIQGLICGIITGTGDMLDANAPDRVNPTAHKLASRKKWAEMIGVDALEEFTQTLIELQIAGQIAGEQAAALFAHFFGEHIQEKEFLHSGFFKTMMVSVSSQGFNYLVDRPVGTDQVEPEASLPNICRRWNHPLNKNVNERIAAVSHGRRFFTCQTQWYTEGEDCIQFGLCPGNAEPGDTVAMFLGLGVLHVIRPAGLDGDGNPSTMGPRGRGISSLVDKRPAP from the coding sequence ATGACGACAGATGCAAGACGCCCAAATGCTGTCATTAAAAACAGGATGCCAAAATACCTCCCTCCGGAACAAGCATACACACCTACTCATTCACAACAGATACTAAGATCATCCAGCGACCGCTGGACCATGTACGAATTGTTCAGCTGCTTCCGCGGCTTTGGCGCCTCCGATCCTCGCGACAAGGTCTACGCAATCCTAGGCTTGGCCCAAATCGAACACGTGCTTGATCCCCTGTCCACGGCTCATTACGATACAACTTTCAGTGTTTTTGATGTCATATGGGACCTTCTTGACGTTGAACTGACTTGCAAAAAGAGTCTCCGATTCCTCCGTGATTGCTGCGGCATCGAAAAGCCCGAGGGCTTCCCGTCATGGATGCCGCTCTGGGATCATCGCGGATCTCCACCTCCGACTATTGGCCAGAACCCAAGGGAGCCATTGGACTACTTTGAAGAGGAGCCACACGCTGTCTTCAGAGCAGGTGGTGAAACCCATGCAGTGACCAGGATGATCAAGGATACCAAACAGCTTGCTATCCAAGGTTTGATATGTGGTATTATTACAGGCACTGGGGATATGCTCGACGCCAACGCGCCTGATCGGGTCAACCCGACTGCACATAAATTAGCGTCACGGAAAAAGTGGGCAGAAATGATAGGGGTAGATGCCCTTGAGGAGTTCACACAGACACTGATCGAACTCCAGATAGCTGGGCAGATTGCCGGGGAACAAGCAGCAGCTCTGTTCGCACATTTTTTTGGGGAGCACATCCAGGAGAAAGAATTCCTGCACAGTGGCTTCTTTAAAACGATGATGGTGTCTGTATCCAGCCAAGGTTTTAACTACCTTGTTGACCGACCTGTCGGGACCGATCAAGTTGAACCTGAAGCTTCTCTCCCAAATATCTGCCGGCGCTGGAATCACCCTCTAAACAAGAACGTCAATGAAAGGATTGCTGCGGTTTCCCACGGCCGAAGATTTTTCACTTGCCAGACACAGTGGTATAcagagggagaagattgcATACAATTCGGCTTGTGTCCAGGCAATGCAGAGCCAGGTGATACAGTTGCCATGTTTCTTGGATTGGGAGTGCTGCATGTGATCAGACCTGCGGGtcttgatggggatggaaaTCCATCCACCATGGGGCCTCGTGGGAGAGGCATATCTTCACTCGTGGATAAGCGGCCAGCTCCTTGA
- a CDS encoding hypothetical protein (antiSMASH:Cluster_12), producing MGRCGCHGIEWMDICYCAVFTLHHATDALRDLAKLDTLDSHDLQGLGLRIYHWQRLIAAAKKIHVVGLFTS from the coding sequence ATGGGGCGGTGCGGCTGTCACGGAATAGAATGGATGGACATCTGCTATTGCGCCGTCTTTACTCTGCATCATGCTACCGACGCGCTGAGAGATCTTGCTAAACTAGACACCCTGGACTCTCATGACTTACAGGGTCTTGGTCTTCGGATTTATCATTGGCAACGCCTGATCGCTGCCGCCAAGAAGATTCATGTCGTGGGCCTGTTTACATCATAA
- a CDS encoding hypothetical protein (antiSMASH:Cluster_12; EggNog:ENOG503P53G): MVAQHSFSRQGVEAQMYRQEYENTIVFLLLLSRGPALSSSFKRDLLKRHQKVSRYQHLDGEDDLDISPSPRPAPRLPPRPAPELPPRPAPKLPPRPRPPPKLPSRLGRKRDSKQPEWIQILEDDLLDAEDKEKNEEPRKRIFHTDTERSVGQFMVFQFPAMAITIALFVLHGYRMEWPDINSNISSALLVGAKIHETLIVASLFQILYSNIRRKLVGSEGIPFGFLTAPFQLSSPFYLFSSSFLAPLTQFHDLTLSSVWMAFIMVASFSIATLAGASSGIVMLPKLGWWNMSPDRSVDPYAIGPLSSIYPKTMDRKSIPEYCPAANDTTSSDCAHAGYDNPNSIDWSWLSNIARGTHGLPTNLTSGGKSVAWWKSSMSLQTVVGATTPMKLAASQVAKGYSMDRSDFVQTRRTAKLTSSTGDSIPLEQPRIAIQCTDPSRPRKDPLKSETMADAPFNFLLDPGLYYRSDPTFFIPHELLDVAYNSKSHFGFIDLGRHAPVQASATFWTRYNTTGTSLALCFIDARWVGSSVWSYSNSDLPLFSHAITNATLNASKDLGDIITLTVPWLNSLNNSLDMSSDPLNYKTPNVSRFAYDRIYDYAVEGGGDQLYQVLSRSLAVYLVDALAELTWSRMRLDNREEDRNDGAILDYALVGADQDRLVYEYNFEGLSVKLAFGVLLLHVLLVVVHFVGTVCVYRKFGSSAWEQLGELMTLAMNSRGTELLKNTSVGVHKWEVWRLMARVTEDEGQERKVELRLSSNQRVGDEESSVKEVSGKRPTAFRKYG; encoded by the exons ATGGTGGCACAGCACAGCTTTAGCCGCCAAGGTGTTGAAGCGCAAATGTATCGTCAAGAGTATGAAAACACGAttgtcttcttgttgttgttgtcgagaGGCCCAGCCTTAAGCTCCTCGTTCAAACGAGACCTTTTGAAGAGGCA CCAAAAGGTTTCGCGATATCAACATCtcgatggcgaggatgatcTCGACATTTCCCCCTCACCCAGACCAGCGCCCAGgctgccaccaagaccagcacCAGAACTtccaccaagaccagcacCCAAACTGCCACCTAGACCtagaccaccacccaagcTTCCATCCAGATTGGGCAGAAAGCGAGATAGCAAGCAGCCGGAATGGATCCAAATACTCGAAGACGACCTGCTAGACGCCGaagacaaggaaaagaatGAGGAACCCCGGAAACGAATATTCCACACTGATACCGAACGATCAGTGGGCCAGTTCATGGTCTTCCAGTTCCCAGCAATGGCCATTACAATAGCCCTCTTCGTCTTGCATGGATATCGGATGGAGTGGCCGGACATAAACTCGAACATCTCGTCTGCGCTGCTGGTAGGAGCAAAGATCCACGAGACTCTCATCGTCGCCTCACTCTTCCAGATTCTGTATTCAAATATTCGGCGGAAACTTGTCGGCTCAGAGGGCATCCCCTTTGGGTTTCTGACCGCACCCTTTCAGCTCAGCTCACCGTTTTATCTCTTCAGCTCTTCATTCTTGGCACCTTTGACGCAATTTCACGACCTCACTTTATCGTCAGTCTGGATGGCATTTATCATGGTAGCCAGCTTCTCCATAGCCACCCTGGCTGGTGCGAGCTCTGGTATCGTGATGCTCCCCAAACTTGGCTGGTGGAACATGTCTCCAGATCGCTCCGTCGACCCATACGCGATAGGGCCCCTGTCAAGCATCTACCCCAAGACGATGGACAGGAAAAGCATCCCAGAATACTGCCCTGCAGCTAATGATACGACCTCCTCGGATTGTGCGCACGCGGGATATGATAACCCCAACAGCATCGACTGGTCCTGGCTGTCGAACATCGCCCGTGGTACTCATGGTCTGCCCACAAACCTGACATCAGGAGGCAAATCGGTTGCATGGTGGAAGAGCTCCATGTCACTGCAGACAGTGGTTGGTGCAACCACTCCCATGAAACTGGCCGCCTCGCAGGTTGCGAAGGGATATTCCATGGACCGATCAGACTTTGTGCAGACACGCAGAACCGCCAAACTGACCAGCAGCACCGGAGACTCGATACCACTCGAACAACCCCGGATCGCCATCCAGTGCACCGACCCCAGCCGCCCAAGAAAGGATCCCCTAAAGAGCGAAACAATGGCAGACGCACCATTCAACTTCCTCCTTGACCCAGGACTCTATTACCGCTCCGACCCAACCTTTTTCATCCCTCACGAGCTCCTCGACGTGGCTTACAACTCTAAAAGCCACTTTGGCTTCATTGACCTCGGCCGTCACGCCCCCGTCCAGGCATCAGCCACCTTTTGGACAAGatacaacaccaccggcacctccctcgccctctgcTTCATCGACGCCCGCTGGGTGGGCTCCTCCGTCTGGTCCTATTCCAACAGCGACCTCCCGTTATTCTCCCACGCCATAACAAACGCCACCTTGAACGCGTCAAAAGACCTGGGTGACATCATCACTTTGACGGTCCCCTGGCTGAACAGCCTGAATAACTCGCTGGATATGTCATCTGATCCGCTCAACTACAAGACACCAAACGTGTCACGTTTTGCCTATGACCGTATCTACGACTATGCGGTCGAGGGCGGGGGCGATCAACTGTATCAAGTGCTTTCGAGGTCGTTGGCGGTGTATCTTGTTGATGCTCTTGCTGAGTTGACCTGGTCGAGGATGCGGCTGGATAACCGTGAGGAGGACCGGAATGATGGGGCGATATTGGATTATGCGTTGGTGGGGGCAGATCAAGACAGGCTTGTGTATGAGTATAACTTTGAGGGGTTGTCTGTCAAGCTCGCTTTTGGGGTTTTATTGTTGCAcgtcttgttggtggtggttcatTTTGTCGGGACGGTGTGTGTGTATCGCAAGTTTGGGAGCAGCGCGTGGGAGCAGCTAGGCGAGTTGATGACGTTGGCGATGAACAGTCGGGGGACGGAGCTTCTCAAGAATACCAGCGTGGGGGTGCACAAATGGGAGGTGTGGAGGCTGATGGCAAGGGTtactgaggatgagggtCAGGAGCGCAAGGTGGAACTGAGGTTGAGCAGTAACCAAAGGGTTGGTGACGAAGAGAGTTCGGTGAAGGAGGTTTCTGGGAAGAGGCCGACAGCATTTCGAAAGTATGGGTAG